A stretch of the Alnus glutinosa chromosome 6, dhAlnGlut1.1, whole genome shotgun sequence genome encodes the following:
- the LOC133870250 gene encoding uncharacterized protein LOC133870250 gives MGGEKWRKNAETHKMSPKEVKATGVEGSKRPPRNHPGGILHQRRTFPYSYTTMAIGGLLIAGAIGYFTLYIKKKPEATAGDVAKVAVGAAKPEDTRPRK, from the exons atggGAGGAGAGAAGTGGAGGAAAAATGCAGAAACCCACAAAATGAGTCCGAAGGAAGTAAAAGCCACCGGAGTGGAGGGCTCCAAAAGGCCACCCAGAAACCACCC gGGCGGAATACTGCACCAGAGGCGCACTTTTCCTTACAGCTATACCACCATGGCCATTGGGGGCCTCCTTATCGCTGGCGCCATCGGATACTTCACCTTATACATCAAGAAAAAACCTGAAGCCACCGCCGGAGACGTTGCCAAGGTGGCTGTGGGAGCCGCCAAACCTGAGGACACTCGGCCAAGGAAGTAG
- the LOC133870579 gene encoding uncharacterized protein LOC133870579: protein MEIIESFLRRKYYDDADVWARWVSEDKKAVCTTCQKPISGAAFCYEPRWLFFHISCLNAPAKDKALMLHFSDWPGIGHGMMFTEEVKNEGKEDVVCLGCEKPVFGPGYKCSTSSQCNLIIHQSCYEPPPQIQQHPFHPNHILVLAEKPQKKYCNVCGKNCDAYPFYYCIECNFNLDFICATCPRIINIDDCQHAINSFSNHTQFTCQACGVEGKEFASRCSICQLLIHGECARFPRTIWITSHDHSLSLTYSLRQVKEHNNMFCMLCYEKVKTKYAAYYCRECDYVAHLACAFEYKKGAHLTWLPEKSIDVAINAIEEVEGAEKIQHFSHKHDLIRSNEEHVKDMLCDGCVELISAPFYSCIQCNFFLHSRCAKLPRKKGLFLLHQHELTLFSHVSYNNGLFICDACNRLSNGFAYRCRICNFKVGLQCCSISKILKHKSHQHSLFLAVNSNRRCHVCNYTSDRKPSIFVCSNCDFALGLECATLPLVARHKYDDHLVELTCSVEAHCEEYYCLICEKERDPKSWFYYCTECDFPAHLQCVLGKYPHIKFGKNTYASGHQHPFTFVPKTESSPPCDTCGQTFNGMALECTQCKLNVHHYDSCVEAIRKKATSK from the coding sequence ATGGAGATCATTGAATCGTTTCTAAGAAGGAAATATTATGACGATGCAGACGTGTGGGCAAGATGGGTGTCTGAAGATAAGAAAGCTGTTTGTACGACGTGCCAGAAACCCATATCGGGTGCCGCTTTTTGTTACGAGCCTAGATGGCTGTTCTTTCACATATCATGCCTCAATGCACCCGCCAAAGACAAAGCCCTTATGTTACACTTCAGCGACTGGCCGGGGATTGGTCATGGCATGATGTTCACAGAAGAAGTGAAAAATGAAGGCAAGGAGGACGTTGTTTGCTTGGGGTGCGAGAAGCCAGTATTTGGTCCCGGATACAAATGCTCCACCTCCTCCCAATGCAATTTGATCATCCACCAATCATGTTATGAGCCGCCTCCCCAGATACAACAACACCCCTTCCACCCAAACCACATTCTTGTACTTGCTGAGAAGCCACAGAAAAAATATTGTAATGTTTGCGGTAAAAATTGCGATGCATACCCCTTCTACTATTGCATAGAGTGCAATTTCAATCTTGATTTCATATGTGCTACCTGCCCGCGAATTATTAATATAGACGATTGCCAGCATGCAATCAACTCCTTCTCTAATCACACTCAATTCACTTGTCAAGCTTGTGGTGTGGAAGGCAAGGAGTTTGCCTCACGATGTAGCATCTGTCAACTCTTGATTCATGGTGAATGTGCTCGATTTCCACGCACCATCTGGATTACAAGTCATgatcactcactctctctcacctACTCTCTTCGTCAAGTCAAAGAGCACAACAATATGTTTTGTATGCTCTGCTATGAAAAGGTGAAGACAAAGTATGCAGCCTATTATTGTCGAGAATGCGATTACGTGGCCCACTTGGCCTGTGcatttgaatataaaaaaggtGCGCATCTCACGTGGCTGCCTGAGAAATCCATTGATGTAGCAATTAATGCTATAGAGGAGGTTGAAGGGGCTGAGAAGATACAACATTTTAGCCATAAGCATGATTTAATTCGTAGCAATGAGGAGCACGTGAAAGATATGCTTTGTGATGGTTGTGTGGAATTAATCTCCGCCCCATTCTACAGTTGCATTCAATGCAATTTCTTTCTCCACAGTAGATGTGCTAAACTACCAAGAAAGAAGGGATTGTTCTTACTTCACCAACATGAGCTCACCCTCTTCTCACATGTATCTTACAATAATGGATTGTTCATTTGTGATGCTTGTAATCGTCTCAGCAATGGTTTTGCCTATAGATGCCGCATATGCAATTTCAAAGTTGGCCTTCAATGTTGTTCAATTTCGAAAATCCTAAAACATAAAAGTCATCAACACTCCCTTTTTCTTGCAGTTAATTCTAATAGAAGATGCCATGTTTGTAATTACACTTCTGACAGGAAACCTAGCATATTTGTATGCAGTAATTGCGATTTCGCCTTGGGTCTCGAATGTGCAACTCTTCCCCTCGTAGCTAGGCACAAATATGACGATCATCTCGTGGAGCTCACCTGCAGTGTTGAAGCTCATTGTGAAGAATACTATTGCTTAATTTgcgaaaaagaaagagatccCAAAAGCTGGTTCTATTATTGTACAGAATGCGACTTCCCTGCTCATCTCCAATGCGTTTTAGGGAAATATCCACACATTAAGTTTGGAAAGAATACTTACGCAAGTGGGCACCAACACCCATTCACTTTTGTCCCAAAGACCGAGTCCTCTCCTCCGTGTGATACTTGTGGTCAGACTTTCAATGGCATGGCCCTAGAATGCACTCAATGCAAATTGAATGTCCACCACTATGATTCATGTGTCGAAGCAATAAGGAAGAAAGCCACTTCGAAGTGA